Part of the Spiroplasma endosymbiont of Poecilobothrus nobilitatus genome is shown below.
TAGTTCAAAAAATAAAATTCAATAATATTTAAATAAATTTTTAGATTTTTTTAAATTTGTTATTTAATTTTGCAGAAAACTCTTGATATTTATAAAATATACCTAAAATTAGGTATATTCTTAATATAAGAGGTGAATAATTAATGGAAAAAATAATTGAATAATTAATAAATAGTTTAACAGATGATCAATTTTTAGAATTTCATGAAAAAGTCAAAAAAGAAGCATAATTAATTAAAAAACAAAAACGCTTAAATGAAATTGATCAAAAATTTAGGGATAAAGGTATTAAATGTCCTAATTGTCAATCTTTTTATTGTGTTAAAAATGGTCATAATCCTGAAGGAAAACAAAAATATTTATGCAAAAAATTTCGTGCTAGTTTTGATGCTTTTCGTGATCATTTTACGTATTGAAGTCATTTAAAATATGAACAGTGAAATGAAATTTATTGATTCAAATTTCATTATTAGGCCAATCTAGTAAAATGATTTCCCGCTTTATTAAAACATCACCGAAAACCGCTTGATATAATCGCCAAAAAATAATGAAATCAAAACAATTAGAAAACACCCAATTAAAATTTAAAATGTTAAATGGCAAAATTCAAATCGATGAAACATTTATTAAAGAAATCCACAAAGGTAATTTTAAAGATAAATTTGATAAAAGAAAAATTTATCTTGATTCATTTTCAACCAACACTAAATGTTGTATTCAAATGGCTGTTGATAGCAATAATAATATTTATGTTAAATCAACCAACACAAAACGATTACAAAAACAGTGAATTATTGAAAATATTAATAAACAATTAATCAAAGAAAATTCAATTATTATTTCTGACATGCAACCATTATATTTATTAGTAGCAAAACAAACAAATTCTATTTTATTAGCAACTAAAACTAGTACAAATCCTGATGCTAGTTATCGGAAGTTAAATAAAATTAGTAAATTACAATCAAATCTTAAAGAATCCTTAATTCATTATCATGGCTTAGGTTTCACGAACATTCAAAATTATTTAAATCTCTGAAAATGAAAATACCAGCATAAAGGTTTAACGCCAAACCAACAATCATCGGTATTATATTTTAACGTATAAAAAAGTTAAATAACAATATTAAAAGTTTATATAATTTTCTTTTAAAGTTATCATATTGATGATTTTTTTTATTTCATCAAGAGTTTTCTACAACATTAAAAAATTTGTTGTACTTTATACTACAATTTACATTTTATAACAAAATTGAAATAAAATTAAAACAAAATAGCGTAAATAATGAAAAACTAATTTTAGTCTTGTATTTCTTTGTATTTAGTCGTATGATTATCTTGAAATTATTTTAAAGGATTTAGGTAACAATTTTGTAATAAATAAAGTACTGGGTTGTTTATTAGTGGAATTTTAACTCCCCTACTGGCGTTTATAATTTCCCCCACCATTTACGATAACATGCAAAAAAGATTAAAAAGATAAGGACGTGAAAAAAATGAATAAACGAAATAATACGCGAAAAGTAATGGTTGGTAATGTTCAAATTGGCGGACAAAATAAAGTTGTTATTCAATCAATGACTAATACAAAAACACACGATGTTGAAGCTACTTTAGCGCAAATCAATCAACTATATCAAGAAGGTTGTGAAATTGTTCGAATTGCTGTTTTAGGAAAAGATGACGCTGCTGTCTTAAAAACAATTGTTGAATGTTCTCCTTGTCCATTAGTTGCAGACATCCATTTTAATTATGAATTTGCTTTAATTGCTGCTGATGCTGGTATTAGTAAAATTAGAATTAATCCAGGAAACATTGGGAGTATTGAAAATACAAAAAAAGTTGTCGAAAAATGTCTTGAAAAAAAGATTCCAATCCGAATTGGAGTTAATTCTGGTAGTTTGCCATTAGATCTTGTTAATAAATATGGTTGAACTCCTAAAGCAATGATTGAAAGTGCCCATCGTCATATTGAAATTTTAGAACATCTTGGTTTTTATGATATTATTTTATCTTTAAAAGCAACCGAACCATTAATGGCAATTGAAGCTTATACCTTAGCTAGTCAAGAATGAAATTATCCCCTTCATTTAGGAATTACTGAAGCTGGTAGTCATCATACAGGAACAATTAAATCATGTAGTGGTTTGTCACCTCTTCTTTTTAATGGTATTGGTGATACGATCCGAATTAGTTTATCAACTGATCCAATAGCGGAGGTTGAAGTTGCTAAGCGGATGTTAAATTCACTAGGACTTTATGATAACATTGTTGATGTAATTGCTTGCCCAACATGTGGTCGTTTAGAATATGACCTTTTCCCCGTTGTAAAAGAATTAGAAGAATATACAAAAGATTTAAAAATTCCATTAAAAATTGCCATTTTAGGTTGTGTTGTTAATGGCCCGGGAGAAGCTAAACAAGCTGATTTAGGAATTGCTGGTGGTAAAAATGGTGGAATTATTTTTAAAAAAGGTAAAATTTATAAATCATGTAAACAAGAAGATCTTGTTCCAGAATTAAAAATATTAATTGATAAATATTATCAAGAATGACAACAAAAAAACATTCTTTAATTTTGTAGAAAACTCTTGATATTTATAAAATATACCTAAAATTAGGTATATTTTTAATATAAGAGGTGAATAATTAATGGAAAAAATAATTGAAGAATTAATAAATAGTTTAACAGATGATCAATTTTTAGAATTTCATGAAAAAGTCAAAAAAGAAGCAGAATTAATTAAAAAACAAAAACGCTTAAATGAAATTGACCAAAAATTTAGGGATAAAGGTATTAAATGTCCTAATTGTCAATCTTTTTATTGTGTTAAAAATGGTCATAATCCTGAAGGAAAACAAAAATATTTATGCAAAAAATGTCGTGCTAGTTTTGATGCTTTTCGTAATCATTTTACGTATTGAAGTCATTTAAAATATGAACAGTGAAATTTATTGATTCAAATTTCATTATTAGGCCAATCTAGTAAAATGATTTCCCACTTTATTAAAACATCACCGAAAACCGCTTGATATAATCGCCAAAAAATAATGAAATCAAAACAATTAGAAAACACCCAATTAAAATTTAAAACGTTAAATGGCCAAATTAAAATCGATGAAACATTTATTAAAGAAATCCACAAAGGTAATTTTAAAGATAAATTTGATAAAAAAAAAATTCATCTTGATTAATTTTCAACCAACACTAAATGTTGTATTCAAATGGCTGTTGATAGCAATAATAATATTTATGTTAAATCAACCAACATAAAACGATTACAAAAACAGTGAATTATTGAAAATATTAATAAACAATTAATCAAATAAAATTCAATTATTATTTCTGACATGCAACCATTATATTTATTAGTAGCAAAACAAACAAATTCTATTTTATTAGCAACTAAAACTATTACAAATCCTGATGCTAGTTATCGGAAGTTAAATAAAATTAGTAAATTACAATCAAATCTTAAAGAATTCTTAATTCATTATCATGGCTTAGGTTTCACAAACATCCAAAATTATTTAAATCTCTGAAAATGAAAATACCAGCATAAAGGTTTAACGCTAAACCAACAATCATCGATATTATATTTTAACGTATAAAAAAGTTAAATAACAATATTAAAAGTTTATATAATTTTCTTTTAAAGTTATCATATTGATGATTTTTTTTATTTCATCAAGAGTTTTCTACAAAATTAAAAAAAACATTCAACAATAATAAAACCTTTTATGATAAAATAAAAAGTGGAAATAAAATAGAGGTGAATGATATGAATATGTGTTGTCCCGCAAAAACCATGATTGTTTTTCGTGTCGTACTTGTAGTAAACCAAAGGTTGGTTGTCGTTCTTGCTTAATTTGTATTTCTTGTACAGATTGTGTTAATAAAAAATGTGAGTGTTGTAAAAATAAACGTTAAAAAACTAGGTAATTACCTAGTTTTTTTAATTCGAAATTAAGTGGCTATATGGAAACTCATTTAGTAAAAAATCAAATCAACCTGGATTTGGATTGATATAGGGATAAATTCGTTCAAATTGTTCCAAAGCACTATCAAAGTCATCATGATTAATATATCCTTTTGCTACTAAATACATAAAAACAATTGATGCACTACGGTTAATTCCTCAAACACAATGAACATAAATTTTTTTATTTTTAATATTATTATCAATAATCTTTAATGCTTGAATTACAATATTAGGATCTAATTCTTGTAATGTTGGATAATCCTTAAAATTAAAATAAACATGTTTGTCATCAATTCAAAGATATTCTTGATTATCATTATTAATATTATATTTTTGAATTTGTTCACGATAAATTTCTTCAGCACAACTAATTACTAACATAGCATCTTGTGAAACACTATTACGATCACCAAGATACAAATTATCGATAATTTTCTTTGCGGACATTTTTATTCTCCTAAATCTATTTTTATTTTACCATTTTGTTGAAATGGGTCAGTAAAATGTTTTGCCTTAATCATTGCAATTTCATCCTTATAAGGAGCAAACGCATGATTGTTTTCTCCCACATATGGTGTTTCTAAAATCTTAATCATCCCATCTAATTTAGGATGATAAATTATTTTTAAAAGGGTTTCAAATCCCAAGTAACCATAACCAATGTTTTCGTGCCGATCCTTATGGGCATTTAAAGGATTTTTACTGTCATTAATATGTAAACATAATAACCGGTTTAAACCAATTAATTGCTCAAATTCTATAATAATATCATCTAATGCTTCTGTCAAGCGATAACCAACATCATGCATATGACAAGTATCTCAACAGATTCCTAATTTATCATTTAATTTAACATTATCAATAATATATTTTAGTTGTGCAAAATTTGTTCCTAATTCGCTCCCCTTACCAGCCATTGTTTCTAAAGCAATTTTTGTTTTTTGATTAGGTGTTAAAACTAAATTTAATCCTTCAATAATGCGATCTAACCCAACTTGTTCTGGTGCTCCAACTGCGCTTCCGGGATGTAAAACAATTGTTTTAATTCCAATTTCATCAGCACGAGTAATTTCTTTTTTTAAAAACTCAACAGCTATTTCAAAAGTACTAGGATTAGTTGTGTTTGCTAAATTAATAATATAAGGAGCATGAATAATAATATTATTAATATCAAAATGATGTTCTTTTAATTGTTGATAAAATTCTGGAATAAAAAATTGCTCAGTACTAACGCGAATAGTATTTTGGGGTGGTCCTGTATAAATCATCATTGCATTAGCATTATTATTTAAACTTTCATTTAAGGCACCAAGCAAATAATTTTGTTGCTTGTTCATACTAACATGACTTCCTATAATTAAATTATAATCTTTCATTTTAAGGTCTTCCTTTTTTTCTAATTAATTTCATAATATCATATATAAGATAAGAAAAATAACTTATTTATGAAAAGATCAAAATGATTAACGAAAAAAACATTGAAAAAATTAAACTAACAATTAATCAAATTTACCAAAAAATTATTACTAAAAAGAATGATAAAATTGTAGCTTGGCAAGAAATGGATAGGCTACAATTATTAGGGCCATAATTATATAGACTTCAAAATTAGATAAAATTATTAAGAAAGAAGGAATATAAAAATGGGAAATAAAACTTCATACTCTGAAGAATTTAAAAAACAAATTGTCATGCTATATAAAAATGGTAAAAGTGTTATTAATCTAGGGAAAGAATATAATTTACCAAAACCAACTATTTATAGTTGAGTTAAAAATTATAATAATTCTGGTTCATTTAAAGCAAAAGACAATCGCACACTAGAAGAAAATGAAATAATAACTTTACGAAAAGAACTTAAAGACTTGGAAATGGAAAATGACATTTTAAAGCAAGCCGCACTGATAATGGCCAAAAAATAACAATAATTAATAACAACAAAACAAAATATTCAGTAAGAAAAATATGTAAGATTTTGGGTTTTATCAAAATCAACGTATTATTATCAAACTAATAAATGTATTAACAAGCAAGTTAATAATTATGAACAAGAAATTATCAGTGCCTTTAATAAAAGTCGCAAAATTTATGGGGCTCGCAAAATTAAAGTTATTTTAAACAGAAAAGATATCATCTTATCGCGGAGAAAAATCAGATTCTTTATGATCAAAAATAATTTGGTTTCTAAATACACCAAATTAAAATATCATAATCATAAAACAACAGTCAATAATGACCAAATTAATAATATTTTAAATCGTCAATTTAACAACAAAAAACCTAATGAAGTTATTGTTAGTGATTTAACATATGTTCAAGTTGGCGCTAAATGACATTATATTTGTTTATTAATTGACTTGTTTAATCGTGAAATAATTGGTTATAGTGCTGGGCCGAATAAAACAGCCGAACTGGTCCAACAATATTTTCATAAAATAACACGACCATTAAATCAAATAACTCTATTTCATACTGATCGTGGTAATGAGTTTAAAAATAAAATCATTGATGAAATTTTAATAACTTTTAATATTAAAAGATCATTAAGCAATAAAGGCTGCCCTTATGATAATGCTGTGGCTGAAACAACTTACAAAACTTTTAAAACTGAATTTATTAAGGGTAAAAAATTTAAAAATTTAACACAATTAAAATACGAACTTTTTGATTTTGTGCATTGATATAACAATATTCGAATTCATGGCAGTTTAAATTATTTATCTCCAGTTACTTTTAGAAAACAAATGTATATATAAAAAGTGTCCTAAAAAGTGTTGCCATTCCAGAATTAATTTATTATGCTTGTTAAGTTTAATTTTTAATTTTTTGTTAACAATTTTTAATTTTGTTGCAGCATATAACCTACATTTTACTATGCGGAAAGACGTCTTCTTGCCCCTTGGTATTGTTTTTTTACTAATAACTTTAATAAATTTTATCTTATTAATTTTTGTTAAAAAACGTCAGAAAACATTAATTAATCAACTTTAAATTAATTTAAATAAAATATTATTATTCAATACCTATAATGATATCTTTAAAACTATTTTTAAAACATTAACAATTAATGATATTAGTTCTCAATGAACAATTACACCAAATAATCTGCCACACTTATCTGATTTTAAAGTAAATAATAATATTATCATTTGCCAATATCACAGTTATAATTTTAACTTTGGTTCTATTAATCAAGCAACAAGTACGGTTGTTGATAATCTTCAACCAAATTTAATTTCAAAACCTTATAACCTTCAATATTATCGTTATTTATTTTTAACAATAACTGTACCTTCTCTTAATCACCAAAATTTTGAAATTACGCGAAAAAATAAATATCAAAAAAATAACTTAATTTTTTATAACTTTTTTTG
Proteins encoded:
- a CDS encoding dual specificity protein phosphatase, whose translation is MSAKKIIDNLYLGDRNSVSQDAMLVISCAEEIYREQIQKYNINNDNQEYLWIDDKHVYFNFKDYPTLQELDPNIVIQALKIIDNNIKNKKIYVHCVWGINRSASIVFMYLVAKGYINHDDFDSALEQFERIYPYINPNPGWFDFLLNEFPYSHLISN
- a CDS encoding IS1/IS1595 family N-terminal zinc-binding domain-containing protein; translated protein: MEKIIEELINSLTDDQFLEFHEKVKKEAELIKKQKRLNEIDQKFRDKGIKCPNCQSFYCVKNGHNPEGKQKYLCKKCRASFDAFRNHFTYWSHLKYEQWNLLIQISLLGQSSKMISHFIKTSPKTAWYNRQKIMKSKQLENTQLKFKTLNGQIKIDETFIKEIHKGNFKDKFDKKKIHLD
- a CDS encoding IS1/IS1595 family N-terminal zinc-binding domain-containing protein, producing MKCPNCQSFYCVKNGHNPEGKQKYLCKKFRASFDAFRDHFTYWSHLKYEQWNEIYWFKFHY
- a CDS encoding transposase, whose translation is MIQISLLGQSSKMISRFIKTSPKTAWYNRQKIMKSKQLENTQLKFKMLNGKIQIDETFIKEIHKGNFKDKFDKRKIYLDSFSTNTKCCIQMAVDSNNNIYVKSTNTKRLQKQWIIENINKQLIKENSIIISDMQPLYLLVAKQTNSILLATKTSTNPDASYRKLNKISKLQSNLKESLIHYHGLGFTNIQNYLNLWKWKYQHKGLTPNQQSSVLYFNV
- a CDS encoding deoxyribonuclease IV, with the protein product MKDYNLIIGSHVSMNKQQNYLLGALNESLNNNANAMMIYTGPPQNTIRVSTEQFFIPEFYQQLKEHHFDINNIIIHAPYIINLANTTNPSTFEIAVEFLKKEITRADEIGIKTIVLHPGSAVGAPEQVGLDRIIEGLNLVLTPNQKTKIALETMAGKGSELGTNFAQLKYIIDNVKLNDKLGICWDTCHMHDVGYRLTEALDDIIIEFEQLIGLNRLLCLHINDSKNPLNAHKDRHENIGYGYLGFETLLKIIYHPKLDGMIKILETPYVGENNHAFAPYKDEIAMIKAKHFTDPFQQNGKIKIDLGE
- the ispG gene encoding flavodoxin-dependent (E)-4-hydroxy-3-methylbut-2-enyl-diphosphate synthase, translated to MNKRNNTRKVMVGNVQIGGQNKVVIQSMTNTKTHDVEATLAQINQLYQEGCEIVRIAVLGKDDAAVLKTIVECSPCPLVADIHFNYEFALIAADAGISKIRINPGNIGSIENTKKVVEKCLEKKIPIRIGVNSGSLPLDLVNKYGWTPKAMIESAHRHIEILEHLGFYDIILSLKATEPLMAIEAYTLASQEWNYPLHLGITEAGSHHTGTIKSCSGLSPLLFNGIGDTIRISLSTDPIAEVEVAKRMLNSLGLYDNIVDVIACPTCGRLEYDLFPVVKELEEYTKDLKIPLKIAILGCVVNGPGEAKQADLGIAGGKNGGIIFKKGKIYKSCKQEDLVPELKILIDKYYQEWQQKNIL